In Patagioenas fasciata isolate bPatFas1 chromosome 2, bPatFas1.hap1, whole genome shotgun sequence, a single window of DNA contains:
- the CCK gene encoding cholecystokinin → MYSSICVCVFLAVLSASSFGQQTAGSHNGKPPAADLEQSLTEYHRHIRAPSSAGPLKPVLRLDGSMEQRANIGALLAKYLQQARKGPTGRLSVMGNRVQSIDPTHRINDRDYMGWMDFGRRSAEEYEYSS, encoded by the exons ATGTACAGCAGTATATGCGTCTGCGTGTTCCTTGCTGTGCTCTCAGCCAGCTCTTTCGGACAGCAAACTGCGGGGTCGCACAATGGGAAGCCACCGGCTGCTGACCTTGAGCAGAGCTTGACGGAATATCACCGGCACATCCGCGCCCCTTCGTCTGCCGGCCCGCTGAAACCTGTGCTGCGGCTGGATGGAAGCATGGAGCAGAGAGCTAACATCGGCGCTTTGTTGGCCAAGTATCTCCAGCAAGCCAGAAAAG GTCCCACTGGAAGGCTCTCAGTTATGGGAAACAGGGTACAGAGCATTGATCCTACACACAGGATAAATGACAGAGACTACATGGGCTGGATGGATTTTGGACGCCGCAGTGCTGAAGAATACGAATACTCCTCCTAA